A stretch of Cicer arietinum cultivar CDC Frontier isolate Library 1 chromosome 5, Cicar.CDCFrontier_v2.0, whole genome shotgun sequence DNA encodes these proteins:
- the LOC101514481 gene encoding acetyltransferase At1g77540: MANVVAGGSPMIVWNEGGKRFETDDKKAYLEYVLRNNGKVMDLVHTFVPPSKRGLGLASHLTLAAFNHASSHSLSIIPTCSYISETFLRRNPSWNSVLYKEIGESKI; this comes from the exons ATGGCGAATGTAGTTGCCGGCGGAAGTCCGATGATCGTGTGGAACGAAGGTGGAAAGAGATTCGAAACAGATGACAAGAAAGCGTACTTAGAGTATGTCCTTAGAAATAACGGAAAAGTTATGGATTTGGTTCACACTTTTGTCCCTCCTTCCAAGAGAGGTTTGGGTTTAGCTTCTCACCTCACACTCGCTGCCTTCAATCACGCTTCTTCTCATTCCTTATCTATTATCCCTACCTGTTCCTACATCTCT GAAACATTTCTTCGGCGGAACCCATCTTGGAATTCTGTTTTGTACAAAGAGATTGGCGAATCTAAAATCTAA
- the LOC101515127 gene encoding beta-galactosidase 16-like isoform X2, translating into MEKWWLRCCSLLLLLLVVIFTASFGTVHGGNVTYDKTSLVINGEHKILFSGSIHYPRSTPQMWPNLIAKAKEGGLDVIQTYVFWNLHEPQLGQYEFSGRFDLVGFIKEIQAQGLYVTLRIGPYIESEFTYGGLPLWLHDIPGIVFRSNNDQFKYHMQRFTTKIVNMMKSANLYASQGGPIILSQIENEYGNIGRAFQENGVTYMHWAAQMAVGLQTGVPWVMCKQDDAPDPVINTCNGMECGTRFKGPNSPNKPSLWTENWTSFYQAFGGVPYLRSAKDIAYNVALFIAKKGSYVNYYMYHGGTNFDRMASAFITTAYYDEAPLDEYGLVRQPKWGHLKELHAAIKSCSQALLYGTQTTFSLGSQQQAYVFRSSTECAAFLENSRNGDVTVQFQNIPYQLPSKSISILPDCKNVAFNTAKVNVQNNARAMKTQLQFNSAENWKVYTEAIPNFDDTSLRANTLLDQIGTAKDTSDYMWYTFRFNGNSPNAQSVLSIYSQGHVLHSFINGVLIGSAHGSHNNMYVAMENNVNLINGMNNISILSATVGLPNSGAYLERRVAGLRQVKVQGRDFTSYSWGYQVGLLGETMQIYTATGSSKVQWQSFQSSTKPLTWYQTTFDEPAGNDPVVLNLGSMGKGLTWVNGQGIGRYWISFHTQKGTPSQQWYHIPRSLLKSTGNLLVILEEETGNPLGITLDTVYIAEDQAS; encoded by the exons ATGGAGAAGTGGTGGTTGCGGTGTTGTtctttattactattattactcgTAGTAATTTTTACGGCGTCTTTTGGCACCGTCCACGGTGGCAATGTCACCTACGACAAAACATCATTAGTTATTAACGGCGAACATAAAATCCTCTTCTCCGGTTCAATTCACTATCCTCGTAGCACTCCTCAG ATGTGGCCTAATTTAATTGCCAAAGCCAAGGAAGGAGGCTTAGATGTCATACAAACTTATGTGTTTTGGAATCTTCACGAACCTCAACTTGGTCAG TATGAGTTTAGTGGAAGGTTTGATTTAGTGGGATTCATTAAGGAAATTCAAGCACAAGGTTTATATGTGACACTTCGAATTGGACCTTACATTGAGAGTGAATTCACTTATGG GGGTCTACCATTATGGTTACATGATATTCCGGGAATTGTATTTAGATCTAACAATGATCAATTCAAG TATCACATGCAAAGATTCACTACCAAAATAGTCAACATGATGAAATCAGCCAATCTTTATGCTTCACAAGGAGGGCCTATCATACTATCCCAG ATTGAGAATGAATATGGTAACATAGGAAGGGCGTTTCAAGAGAACGGAGTGACCTATATGCACTGGGCTGCTCAAATGGCCGTGGGACTCCAAACGGGTGTGCCTTGGGTAATGTGCAAACAAGACGATGCTCCGGATCCAGTG ATCAACACATGCAATGGCATGGAATGTGGAACAAGATTTAAGGGGCCGAACTCGCCTAACAAACCTTCACTATGGACAGAGAATTGGACTAGTTT ttATCAAGCCTTTGGTGGAGTACCATACCTGAGGTCAGCTAAAGACATTGCATATAATGTTGCCTTGTTCATTGCAAAGAAAGGAAGCTATGTTAATTACTACATG TACCATGGAGGAACCAATTTTGATAGAATGGCCTCTGCTTTCATAACAACAGCTTATTATGATGAAGCTCCACTAGATGAATATG GTTTGGTTAGGCAACCAAAATGGGGACATCTTAAGGAGCTACATGCTGCAATCAAGTCATGTTCACAAGCTCTACTTTATGGAACTCAAACCACATTCAGCTTAGGCTCACAACAACAA GCTTATGTTTTCAGAAGCTCCACAGAATGTGCTGCCTTCTTGGAAAATAGTAGAAATGGGGATGTCACAGtccaatttcaaaatattcctTATCAATTGCCCTCGAAATCGATCAGTATTCTACCAGACTGCAAGAATGTAGCCTTCAACACTGCCAAG GTGAATGTACAGAATAATGCCAGAGCAATGAAAACACAATTACAGTTCAATTCAGCTGAAAATTGGAAAGTGTATACAGAAGCCATCCCTAATTTTGACGATACCTCATTAAGAGCAAACACATTATTAGATCAAATCGGCACAGCAAAAGATACATCTGATTATATGTGGTACACTTTCAG ATTTAATGGAAACTCTCCTAATGCTCAATCTGTTCTTAGTATATACAGCCAAGGACATGTTTTGCATTCTTTCATCAATGGAGTTTTAATAG GTTCAGCACATGGAAGTCATAACAATATGTATGTTGCGATGGAGAACAATGTCAATCTGATAAATGGGATGAACAACATCTCCATACTTAGTGCAACAGTTGGATTGCCG AACTCGGGAGCATATCTAGAAAGGAGAGTTGCTGGTTTGCGTCAAGTGAAAGTTCAAGGAAGAGATTTCACTAGTTACTCGTGGGGATATCAG GTTGGATTGTTAGGAGAAACAATGCAAATCTATACAGCCACTGGATCAAGTAAAGTTCAGTGGCAAAGTTTTCAAAGCTCTACTAAACCACTGACATGGTATCAg ACCACATTTGATGAACCAGCAGGCAATGACCCTGTAGTGCTTAACCTTGGTTCTATGGGAAAGGGACTCACTTGGGTTAATGGCCAAGGTATTGGCAGATATTGGATATCTTTCCACACACAAAAAGGGACTCCTTCACAACAATG gTATCACATACCTCGTTCCCTCCTAAAATCTACCGGCAACCTACTGGTTATACTAGAAGAAGAAACTGGGAACCCCTTAGGAATCACTCTAGACACAGTATACATCGCAGAAGATCAAGCATCATGA
- the LOC101514157 gene encoding F-box protein 7, with product MASGSDFALAVPSELESILRLKTVNYFITRRPWLDLYGVNVRPVAPFGSASRKPHVDPALIHRVLPDELLFEVFARTTPYDLGKASCVCRKWRYTIRNPAFWRNACLKGWQLSGAVENYKILQSKYDGSWRKMWLLRPRLRTDGLYASRNTYIRAGVAEWKITNPVHVVCYFRYLRFFPSGRFLYKNSSQKIKDVVKCMNFRSSKSDDSVFGGHYTLADDKVEAAVLYPGMRPTVLRIRMRLRGTTAGANNRMDLISLVTSGVNSSEASTSEEDILGVVEGWQDDETHNPDVPAVSHKRGMTSFVFVPFEEAEASVLNLPVEKMDYYVPG from the exons ATGGCCTCGGGTTCAG attTTGCTTTAGCAGTCCCTTCAGAATTGGAATCAATTTTGAGGTTGAAGACTGTTAACTACTTTATAACTAGGAGGCCATGGCTTG ATCTTTATGGAGTTAATGTGAGACCCGTTGCGCCGTTTGGAAGTGCAAGTAGAAAGCCTCACGTGGATCCTGCGCTTATACATCGTGTCTTACCAGATGAGTTGCTCTTTGAG GTATTTGCTCGAACGACTCCATATGATTTGGGAAAAGCATCTTGTGTTTGTCGAAAATGGCGGTATACAATTCGCAACCCTGCATTTTGGCGCAATGCATGCTTGAAGGGTTGGCAG CTCTCTGGAGCGGTTGAAAACTATAAGATACTTCAATCAAAATATGATGGCTCATGGCGGAAAATGTGGCTCTTACGTCCAAGGTTGCGAACTGATG GTCTTTATGCAAGCAGAAATACCTACATTCGGGCTGGAGTTGCAGAGTGGAAAATCACTAATCCTGTTCACGTG GTCTGTTATTTCCGATACCTGAGATTTTTTCCTTCTGGGAGATTTCTTTACAAG AATTCTTCTCAAAAGATCAAGGATGTGGTGAAGTGCATGAACTTTCGATCATCTAAATCAGATGACAGTGTCTTTGGTGGACACTACACATTGGCAGATGACAAG GTTGAAGCTGCTGTCTTGTATCCAGGCATGCGACCTACTGTTTTGAGGATACGCATGAG GTTAAGAGGAACAACTGCAGGGGCTAACAATAGAATGGATTTGATCTCACTTGTCACTAGTGGTGTGAACAGTAGTGAGGCAAGCACATCTGAGGAAGACATTCTTGGAGTCGTTGAAGGATGGCAAGATGATGAAACACACAACCCAGATGTGCCAGCAGTCTCACATAAGAGGGGCATGACTTCCTTTGTCTTTGTTCCATTTGAGGAG GCGGAGGCTTCTGTTTTGAATTTGCCTGTGGAGAAAATGGATTATTATGTTCCTGGTTGA
- the LOC101514806 gene encoding BTB/POZ domain-containing protein At1g21780 gives MVDTVARLAQWKIDNLGPCSYKKSDPFKLGIWNWCFAIVRNRFLSIHLFPEPSRVSKEHPPVAKFVLRISVAGSSRKFLVSPVYERVLKTQDDFVWPVDTAFTGRFIIDVEFLELKICHMNGGEASSIWSTDGNSICNEAQRSTLCCLSRMLDEAIHADLTIITSDGTLRAHKAIMSASSPVFQSMFHHDLKEKESSTIHIEDMSLESCTALLRYLYGSIKQEDFRKHCLALLGAANKYDIGGLKDLCEESLLEDINSDNVLEMLNEAWLYHLHKLKKGCLTFLFEFGKIYDIRDDEINNLFKHADRELVMEMFQEVLTISNPV, from the exons ATGGTCGATACAGTTGCGAGATTAGCACAGTGGAAAATCGACAACTTGGGACCTTGTTCTTACAAAAAATCTGATCCTTTCAAGCTCGGAATCTGGAACTG GTGTTTTGCAATTGTAAGGAATAGGTTTCTCTCTATACATCTTTTTCCAGAACCTTCTCGGGTTTCTAAGGAACACCCTCCAGTTGCTAAATTCGTTCTTCGAATCTCTGTTGCTGGTTCTTCTCGCAAGTTTCTTGTTTCTCCTG TTTATGAAAGGGTGCTTAAGACACAAGATGACTTTGTCTGGCCTGTTGATACCGCTTTCACAGGCCGCTTCATCATCGATGTTGAGTTTCTTGAACTAAAGATATGCCATATGAAT GGTGGAGAAGCTAGTTCTATATGGTCAACTGATGGAAATTCAATATGCAATGAAGCTCAAAGAAGTACTCTTTGTTGCCTTTCTCGCATGCTCGACGAGGCTATACATGCTGACCTAACCATCATCACTTCTGACGGTACATTGAGAGCTCACAAGGCGATTATGTCTGCAAGTTCACCTGTGTTTCAAAGCATGTTTCATCACGACCTGAAGGAAAAAGAGTCATCAACGATTCATATAGAAGACATGTCACTTGAGTCCTGCACCGCTC TTCTACGTTACTTGTATGGATCAATTAAACAAGAAGATTTCCGGAAACACTGTCTCGCATTGCTTGGAGCAGCTAACAAGTACGATATTGGTGGTCTGAAAGATTTATGTGAGGAAAGCCTTTTGGAAGATATTAACTCAGACAATGTTCTTGAAATGTTGAATGAGGCTTGGCTTTATCACTTACACAAGTTAAAGAAAGGATGTTTAACATTCTTATTTGAATTTGgtaaaatatatgatattagAGATGATGAAATAAATAACCTTTTCAAGCATGCTGATAGGGAGCTAGTGATGGAGATGTTTCAGGAGGTGCTTACAATTTCGAACCCAGTATAA
- the LOC101515127 gene encoding beta-galactosidase 16-like isoform X1, translated as MEKWWLRCCSLLLLLLVVIFTASFGTVHGGNVTYDKTSLVINGEHKILFSGSIHYPRSTPQVIVTYAKLTSKMWPNLIAKAKEGGLDVIQTYVFWNLHEPQLGQYEFSGRFDLVGFIKEIQAQGLYVTLRIGPYIESEFTYGGLPLWLHDIPGIVFRSNNDQFKYHMQRFTTKIVNMMKSANLYASQGGPIILSQIENEYGNIGRAFQENGVTYMHWAAQMAVGLQTGVPWVMCKQDDAPDPVINTCNGMECGTRFKGPNSPNKPSLWTENWTSFYQAFGGVPYLRSAKDIAYNVALFIAKKGSYVNYYMYHGGTNFDRMASAFITTAYYDEAPLDEYGLVRQPKWGHLKELHAAIKSCSQALLYGTQTTFSLGSQQQAYVFRSSTECAAFLENSRNGDVTVQFQNIPYQLPSKSISILPDCKNVAFNTAKVNVQNNARAMKTQLQFNSAENWKVYTEAIPNFDDTSLRANTLLDQIGTAKDTSDYMWYTFRFNGNSPNAQSVLSIYSQGHVLHSFINGVLIGSAHGSHNNMYVAMENNVNLINGMNNISILSATVGLPNSGAYLERRVAGLRQVKVQGRDFTSYSWGYQVGLLGETMQIYTATGSSKVQWQSFQSSTKPLTWYQTTFDEPAGNDPVVLNLGSMGKGLTWVNGQGIGRYWISFHTQKGTPSQQWYHIPRSLLKSTGNLLVILEEETGNPLGITLDTVYIAEDQAS; from the exons ATGGAGAAGTGGTGGTTGCGGTGTTGTtctttattactattattactcgTAGTAATTTTTACGGCGTCTTTTGGCACCGTCCACGGTGGCAATGTCACCTACGACAAAACATCATTAGTTATTAACGGCGAACATAAAATCCTCTTCTCCGGTTCAATTCACTATCCTCGTAGCACTCCTCAG gtaattgtcacttatgcaaaattGACTTCTAAG ATGTGGCCTAATTTAATTGCCAAAGCCAAGGAAGGAGGCTTAGATGTCATACAAACTTATGTGTTTTGGAATCTTCACGAACCTCAACTTGGTCAG TATGAGTTTAGTGGAAGGTTTGATTTAGTGGGATTCATTAAGGAAATTCAAGCACAAGGTTTATATGTGACACTTCGAATTGGACCTTACATTGAGAGTGAATTCACTTATGG GGGTCTACCATTATGGTTACATGATATTCCGGGAATTGTATTTAGATCTAACAATGATCAATTCAAG TATCACATGCAAAGATTCACTACCAAAATAGTCAACATGATGAAATCAGCCAATCTTTATGCTTCACAAGGAGGGCCTATCATACTATCCCAG ATTGAGAATGAATATGGTAACATAGGAAGGGCGTTTCAAGAGAACGGAGTGACCTATATGCACTGGGCTGCTCAAATGGCCGTGGGACTCCAAACGGGTGTGCCTTGGGTAATGTGCAAACAAGACGATGCTCCGGATCCAGTG ATCAACACATGCAATGGCATGGAATGTGGAACAAGATTTAAGGGGCCGAACTCGCCTAACAAACCTTCACTATGGACAGAGAATTGGACTAGTTT ttATCAAGCCTTTGGTGGAGTACCATACCTGAGGTCAGCTAAAGACATTGCATATAATGTTGCCTTGTTCATTGCAAAGAAAGGAAGCTATGTTAATTACTACATG TACCATGGAGGAACCAATTTTGATAGAATGGCCTCTGCTTTCATAACAACAGCTTATTATGATGAAGCTCCACTAGATGAATATG GTTTGGTTAGGCAACCAAAATGGGGACATCTTAAGGAGCTACATGCTGCAATCAAGTCATGTTCACAAGCTCTACTTTATGGAACTCAAACCACATTCAGCTTAGGCTCACAACAACAA GCTTATGTTTTCAGAAGCTCCACAGAATGTGCTGCCTTCTTGGAAAATAGTAGAAATGGGGATGTCACAGtccaatttcaaaatattcctTATCAATTGCCCTCGAAATCGATCAGTATTCTACCAGACTGCAAGAATGTAGCCTTCAACACTGCCAAG GTGAATGTACAGAATAATGCCAGAGCAATGAAAACACAATTACAGTTCAATTCAGCTGAAAATTGGAAAGTGTATACAGAAGCCATCCCTAATTTTGACGATACCTCATTAAGAGCAAACACATTATTAGATCAAATCGGCACAGCAAAAGATACATCTGATTATATGTGGTACACTTTCAG ATTTAATGGAAACTCTCCTAATGCTCAATCTGTTCTTAGTATATACAGCCAAGGACATGTTTTGCATTCTTTCATCAATGGAGTTTTAATAG GTTCAGCACATGGAAGTCATAACAATATGTATGTTGCGATGGAGAACAATGTCAATCTGATAAATGGGATGAACAACATCTCCATACTTAGTGCAACAGTTGGATTGCCG AACTCGGGAGCATATCTAGAAAGGAGAGTTGCTGGTTTGCGTCAAGTGAAAGTTCAAGGAAGAGATTTCACTAGTTACTCGTGGGGATATCAG GTTGGATTGTTAGGAGAAACAATGCAAATCTATACAGCCACTGGATCAAGTAAAGTTCAGTGGCAAAGTTTTCAAAGCTCTACTAAACCACTGACATGGTATCAg ACCACATTTGATGAACCAGCAGGCAATGACCCTGTAGTGCTTAACCTTGGTTCTATGGGAAAGGGACTCACTTGGGTTAATGGCCAAGGTATTGGCAGATATTGGATATCTTTCCACACACAAAAAGGGACTCCTTCACAACAATG gTATCACATACCTCGTTCCCTCCTAAAATCTACCGGCAACCTACTGGTTATACTAGAAGAAGAAACTGGGAACCCCTTAGGAATCACTCTAGACACAGTATACATCGCAGAAGATCAAGCATCATGA
- the LOC101515445 gene encoding N-glycosylase/DNA lyase OGG1: MKSLKLEAMQVTSMTKRKRTLKSPLPPPPSTPPTPQTKTRHSTNISKSRPWVPLNISREELSLPLTFPTGQTFRWKNTAPFQYTGVVGSHLLSLKHLQNGDVSYSLHTQSNNDDAKTALLDFLNADVSLADTWKVFSASDSRFAELAHHLGGARVLRQNPFECLIQFMCSSNNHISRITKMVDYVSSLGTYLGHVEGFDFHAFPTLHQLSLVSEQQLRNAGFGYRAKYIIGTVNVLQSKPEGGEEWLHSLRKLDLEDVISALSTLPGVGPKVAACIALYSLDQHHAIPVDTHVWRIAQKHLLPELAGSKLTLKLCNRVAEAFVTKYGKYAGWAQAVLFIAELPSQKALLPLNLRTTKQGNPTKRENSVEEFD, from the exons ATGAAATCATTGAAATTGGAAGCCATGCAAGTGACATCGATGACGAAAAGAAAAAGAACCCTCAAATCGCCGCTGCCTCCTCCTCCTTCAACACCTCCAACGCCGCAAACCAAAACCCGCCACTCAACTAACATCTCCAAATCTCGTCCGTGGGTCCCACTCAATATCTCTCGAGAAGAACTCTCTTTACCCCTCACATTCCCCACCGGCCAAACCTTCCGCTGGAAAAACACCGCTCCTTTCCAATACACAGGTGTCGTTGGGTCCCACCTCTTATCCCTCAAACACCTCCAAAACGGTGACGTCTCATACTCCCTTCACACCCAATCCAACAACGACGATGCCAAAACGGCATTACTCGATTTCTTGAACGCAGACGTTTCTCTCGCTGACACGTGGAAGGTGTTTTCCGCTTCCGATTCAAGATTCGCGGAATTGGCGCATCATTTGGGTGGTGCTAGGGTTTTGAGACAAAATCCTTTTGAGTGCTTGATTCAGTTCATGTGTTCTTCCAATAACCACATTAGTAGAATCACTAAAATGGTGGATTACGTTTCGTCTCTAGGAACTTATTTAGGTCATGTTGAAGGCTTTGATTTCCACGCTTTCCCCACTCTTCATCAGCTTTCATTGGTATCTGAACAACAACTCAGAAACGCTGGTTTTGGTTACAG GGCTAAGTATATAATTGGCACGGTCAATGTTTTGCAATCAAAACCTGAAGGTGGAGAAGAATGGCTTCATTCTCTTCGCAAATTGGATCTTGAAGATGTTATATCTGCACTTTCCACGTTACCTGGAGTGGGTCCTAAAGTGGCTGCTTGCATAGCTCTCTACTCACTTGATCAACACCATGCAATTCCTGTTGACACTCATGTCTGGCGA ATTGCCCAAAAGCATCTTTTACCTGAGCTTGCAGGTTCAAAGTTGACACTGAAGCTTTGCAATCGTGTTGCAGAGGCTTTTGTAACAAAATATGGTAAATATGCTGGCTGGGCTCAAGCTGTTTTATTTATTGCCGAGTTGCCTTCACAAAAGGCCCTCCTACCTTTAAATTTGAGGACTACCAAACAGGGTAATCCCACAAAGAGAGAAAACAGTGTAGAAGAATTTG atTGA
- the LOC101515127 gene encoding beta-galactosidase 16-like isoform X3 produces MWPNLIAKAKEGGLDVIQTYVFWNLHEPQLGQYEFSGRFDLVGFIKEIQAQGLYVTLRIGPYIESEFTYGGLPLWLHDIPGIVFRSNNDQFKYHMQRFTTKIVNMMKSANLYASQGGPIILSQIENEYGNIGRAFQENGVTYMHWAAQMAVGLQTGVPWVMCKQDDAPDPVINTCNGMECGTRFKGPNSPNKPSLWTENWTSFYQAFGGVPYLRSAKDIAYNVALFIAKKGSYVNYYMYHGGTNFDRMASAFITTAYYDEAPLDEYGLVRQPKWGHLKELHAAIKSCSQALLYGTQTTFSLGSQQQAYVFRSSTECAAFLENSRNGDVTVQFQNIPYQLPSKSISILPDCKNVAFNTAKVNVQNNARAMKTQLQFNSAENWKVYTEAIPNFDDTSLRANTLLDQIGTAKDTSDYMWYTFRFNGNSPNAQSVLSIYSQGHVLHSFINGVLIGSAHGSHNNMYVAMENNVNLINGMNNISILSATVGLPNSGAYLERRVAGLRQVKVQGRDFTSYSWGYQVGLLGETMQIYTATGSSKVQWQSFQSSTKPLTWYQTTFDEPAGNDPVVLNLGSMGKGLTWVNGQGIGRYWISFHTQKGTPSQQWYHIPRSLLKSTGNLLVILEEETGNPLGITLDTVYIAEDQAS; encoded by the exons ATGTGGCCTAATTTAATTGCCAAAGCCAAGGAAGGAGGCTTAGATGTCATACAAACTTATGTGTTTTGGAATCTTCACGAACCTCAACTTGGTCAG TATGAGTTTAGTGGAAGGTTTGATTTAGTGGGATTCATTAAGGAAATTCAAGCACAAGGTTTATATGTGACACTTCGAATTGGACCTTACATTGAGAGTGAATTCACTTATGG GGGTCTACCATTATGGTTACATGATATTCCGGGAATTGTATTTAGATCTAACAATGATCAATTCAAG TATCACATGCAAAGATTCACTACCAAAATAGTCAACATGATGAAATCAGCCAATCTTTATGCTTCACAAGGAGGGCCTATCATACTATCCCAG ATTGAGAATGAATATGGTAACATAGGAAGGGCGTTTCAAGAGAACGGAGTGACCTATATGCACTGGGCTGCTCAAATGGCCGTGGGACTCCAAACGGGTGTGCCTTGGGTAATGTGCAAACAAGACGATGCTCCGGATCCAGTG ATCAACACATGCAATGGCATGGAATGTGGAACAAGATTTAAGGGGCCGAACTCGCCTAACAAACCTTCACTATGGACAGAGAATTGGACTAGTTT ttATCAAGCCTTTGGTGGAGTACCATACCTGAGGTCAGCTAAAGACATTGCATATAATGTTGCCTTGTTCATTGCAAAGAAAGGAAGCTATGTTAATTACTACATG TACCATGGAGGAACCAATTTTGATAGAATGGCCTCTGCTTTCATAACAACAGCTTATTATGATGAAGCTCCACTAGATGAATATG GTTTGGTTAGGCAACCAAAATGGGGACATCTTAAGGAGCTACATGCTGCAATCAAGTCATGTTCACAAGCTCTACTTTATGGAACTCAAACCACATTCAGCTTAGGCTCACAACAACAA GCTTATGTTTTCAGAAGCTCCACAGAATGTGCTGCCTTCTTGGAAAATAGTAGAAATGGGGATGTCACAGtccaatttcaaaatattcctTATCAATTGCCCTCGAAATCGATCAGTATTCTACCAGACTGCAAGAATGTAGCCTTCAACACTGCCAAG GTGAATGTACAGAATAATGCCAGAGCAATGAAAACACAATTACAGTTCAATTCAGCTGAAAATTGGAAAGTGTATACAGAAGCCATCCCTAATTTTGACGATACCTCATTAAGAGCAAACACATTATTAGATCAAATCGGCACAGCAAAAGATACATCTGATTATATGTGGTACACTTTCAG ATTTAATGGAAACTCTCCTAATGCTCAATCTGTTCTTAGTATATACAGCCAAGGACATGTTTTGCATTCTTTCATCAATGGAGTTTTAATAG GTTCAGCACATGGAAGTCATAACAATATGTATGTTGCGATGGAGAACAATGTCAATCTGATAAATGGGATGAACAACATCTCCATACTTAGTGCAACAGTTGGATTGCCG AACTCGGGAGCATATCTAGAAAGGAGAGTTGCTGGTTTGCGTCAAGTGAAAGTTCAAGGAAGAGATTTCACTAGTTACTCGTGGGGATATCAG GTTGGATTGTTAGGAGAAACAATGCAAATCTATACAGCCACTGGATCAAGTAAAGTTCAGTGGCAAAGTTTTCAAAGCTCTACTAAACCACTGACATGGTATCAg ACCACATTTGATGAACCAGCAGGCAATGACCCTGTAGTGCTTAACCTTGGTTCTATGGGAAAGGGACTCACTTGGGTTAATGGCCAAGGTATTGGCAGATATTGGATATCTTTCCACACACAAAAAGGGACTCCTTCACAACAATG gTATCACATACCTCGTTCCCTCCTAAAATCTACCGGCAACCTACTGGTTATACTAGAAGAAGAAACTGGGAACCCCTTAGGAATCACTCTAGACACAGTATACATCGCAGAAGATCAAGCATCATGA